A window from Citrus sinensis cultivar Valencia sweet orange chromosome 5, DVS_A1.0, whole genome shotgun sequence encodes these proteins:
- the LOC102616373 gene encoding alkylated DNA repair protein ALKBH8 homolog, translating to MGAPSNSRFRRPKAGEDERSPNLFVANCGPAVGVSYEAIGSVFSAFGDVKGIYAADDSGARVIVSYFDEGSAQAAFNSLHSRPCPDLANRFLHISYSVLEDSPAPRHITSSVPVSLVASELNIPGLHLLHDFVSAKEEEELLAAVDSRPWNNLSKRRVQHYGYEFCYDIRNVNTKQCLGELPSFVSSIVERVSSFPNLDDSTSVALDQLTVNEYPPGVGLSPHIDTHSAFEGLIFSLSLAGPCIMEFRRYLEGSWLPNSVPGMNMAVENPDDYSSVLRRAIYLPPRSMLLLSGEARYAWNHYIPHHKIDMVNDTGIRRASRRVSFTFRKVREGPCRCKFPQYCDSQK from the exons ATGGGCGCGCCGAGCAATAGTAGATTCCGGCGACCGAAGGCGGGGGAGGATGAGCGGAGTCCGAATCTTTTTGTGGCGAATTGTGGACCGGCGGTGGGGGTTTCTTACGAAGCAATTGGGTCGGTGTTCAGCGCCTTTGGTGACGTCAAAGGAATCTACGCAGCCGACGACAGCGGCGCACGTGTCATCGTTTCTTATTTCGACGAGGGCTCAGCTCAGGCTGCTTTCAATTCTTTGCATTCTCGTCCTTGTCCCGATCTCGCAAATCGTTTCTTGCACATTAGCTATTCTGTACTCGAAGACTCGCCTGCCCCTCGCCAC atCACCAGTTCAGTTCCGGTGTCGTTGGTGGCTTCGGAGTTAAACATTCCAGGTCTTCACTTGTTGCATGACTTTGTGAGCGCCAAAGAAGAGGAG gaATTGCTTGCAGCTGTTGATAGTAGGCCTTGGAACAATCTTTCGAAACGAAGGGTTCAGCATTATGGATATGAATTTTGTTACGAT ATAAGGAATGTTAATACTAAGCAGTGCTTGGGAGAACTTCcatcttttgtttcttctatAGTTGAAAGGGTTTCATCATTTCCAAACCTTGATGATTCTACAAGTGTAGCATTGGACCAACTAACG GTTAATGAGTATCCACCTGGAGTGGGTTTGTCTCCACACATAGACACCCATTCAGCATTTGAAGGATTAATTTTCAGCCTTTCATTAGCAGGTCCTTGCATTATGGAATTTAGGAGGTATTTAGAAGGTTCATGGCTTCCGAATTCTGTACCAGGTATGAATATGGCTGTTGAAAATCCTGATGATTACTCAAGTGTATTGAGGAGAGCTATCTATCTTCCTCCTCGGTCCATGCTACTGTTATCTGGGGAGGCACGTTATGCTTGGAATCATTATATTCCTCATCATAAG ATTGACATGGTGAATGACACTGGAATCAGAAGGGCATCAAGAAGGGTATCTTTCACATTTCGCAAG GTTAGAGAAGGTCCTTGCCGATGCAAATTTCCTCAATATTGTGATTCTCAAAAGTAA
- the LOC102617174 gene encoding uncharacterized protein LOC102617174, with protein sequence MDWSFVHKTWEKWASTSVGSSGEPLKAALLINYDPTGPSRLLSTIAEQEGMKADPVDLTEFVDFVKLNKLQTDCFFIGKNQYIVTTIHENWFCARCLNTVKAAGEGAIVMQTKAFLLVALYDGSIGSASRAMASADQLAWQLSRRNL encoded by the exons ATGGATTGGAGTTTTGTACACAAAACTTGGGAAAAATGGGCTTCTACCAGCGTTGGCTCTTCCG GTGAACCATTGAAGGCTGCTTTGCTTATCAACTACGACCCCACTGGTCCCTCTCGTTTGCTATCCACTAT TGCAGAACAAGAAGGAATGAAAGCCGACCCGGTTGACTTGACtgaatttgttgattttgtcAAACTCAATAAACTTCAGACTGACTGCttttttattggaaaaaaCCAAT ACATAGTTACCACGATTCATGAGAATTGGTTCTGTGCAAGATGCTTGAACACAGTAAAAGCTGCTGGTGAAGGTGCTATTGTTATGCAGACAAAAGCATTCCTCTTGGTAGCTCT ATATGATGGCTCAATTGGCTCTGCATCCCGTGCCATGGCATCTGCTGATCAACTGGCCTGGCAATTAAGTCGAAGAAATCTTTAA
- the LOC102616084 gene encoding beta-amylase 8, whose amino-acid sequence MNTIENIDENPNQELLTQPPTQTQNQTQSHSRRPRGFAATAAAAAAAAAANNNSNSNNNNASSGKGKKEREKEKERTKLRERHRRAITSRMLAGLRQYGNFPLPARADMNDVLAALAREAGWTVEPDGTTYRLSNQSQSHHHLHQQMAAAAATTTAAFPVRSVESPLSVKNCSVKASVECQPSVLRIDESLSPASFDSVVIPERDSRGGEFNASTSPINNSVECLEADQLIQDVRAEEHEDDFTGTPYIPVYVMLANHVINNFCQLVDPELIRQEISQMKALNVDGVIVNCWWGIVEGWNPQKYAWSGYRELFNIIREFNLKVQVVMAFHEYGANDSGDAWISLPQWVMEIGKGNQDIFFTDREGRRNTECLSWGVDKERVLNGRTGIEVYFDFMRSFRTEFDDLFVAGLICAVEIGLGPSGELKYPSLSERMGWRYPGIGEFQCYDRYLQQSLRKAAKLRGHSFWARGPDNAGQYNSLPHETGFFCERGDYDSYYGRFFLNWYAQTLIDHADNVLSLASLAFEETKIIVKVPGVYWWYKTASHAAELTAGYYNPSNQDGYAPVFEVLKKHSVTMKFVCAVPSLQDQEALADPEGLSWQVLNLAWDRGLAVAGENALSCYDREGCMRVVEMAKPRNDPDRRHFSFFMYQQPSSLLQGTICFSDLGYVIKCMHGDIAGDLLP is encoded by the exons ATGaacacaattgagaatatcGATGAGAACCCCAATCAGGAGCTGCTGACCCAACCTCCAACCCAAACTCAAAACCAAACACAATCTCACTCCCGGCGGCCACGTGGCTTCGCGGCAACCGCGGCGGCGGCAGCGGCGGCAGCAGCGGCCAATaacaacagcaacagcaacaataataatgcatCTTCCGGGAAGGGAAAGAAAGAGAGGGAGAAAGAGAAGGAGCGAACGAAGCTTCGGGAGCGCCACCGCCGCGCCATCACCAGCCGCATGCTTGCCGGCTTGAGGCAGTACGGTAATTTCCCTCTCCCCGCACGTGCCGACATGAACGACGTCCTCGCTGCCCTCGCACGTGAGGCTGGCTGGACCGTCGAGCCCGATGGCACCACCTACAGGCTATCTAATCAGTCTCAATCTCACCACCATCTCCACCAACAAAtg GCAGCGGCGGCGGCAACGACAACAGCTGCATTTCCTGTGAGATCGGTCGAAAGCCCGCTTTCAGTTAAAAATTGCTCTGTGAAAGCCTCAGTGGAGTGCCAGCCTTCAGTTCTGAGAATTGACGAGAGCTTGTCGCCGGCGTCTTTTGACTCTGTTGTGATTCCTGAGAGGGATTCGAGGGGTGGTGAGTTTAATGCAAGTACCAGCCCGATCAATAATTCAGTTGAATGCTTGGAGGCTGATCAG CTTATACAAGACGTCCGTGCTGAGGAGCACGAGGATGACTTCACTGGAACACCATACATTCCTGTTTATGTTATGCTTGCC AATCATGTCATCAACAATTTCTGCCAGTTGGTTGATCCCGAGCTTATTAGACAAGAGATAAGTCAGATGAAGGCTTTGAATGTTGATGGCGTTATTGTAAATTGCTGGTGGGGTATTGTTGAAGGCTGGAATCCTCAGAAATATGCATGGTCTGGCTATAGGGAACTGTTTAATATAATCAGAGAATTTAATCTGAAAGTTCAG GTTGTAATGGCATTTCATGAGTATGGAGCAAATGACTCTGGTGATGCATGGATCTCTCTCCCACAGTGGGTTATGGAAATAGGTAAAGGCAATCAGGATATATTCTTCACTGATCGTGAAGGAAGAAGAAATACTGAATGCCTCTCATGGGGTGTTGACAAAGAACGGGTACTTAATGGAAGAACTGGTATTGAG GTCTATTTTGATTTCATGAGAAGCTTCCGGACTGAGTTTGATGACTTGTTTGTAGCTGGTCTCATTTGTGCTGTTGAAATTGGACTTGGACCATCAGGAGAACTAAAGTATCCTTCCTTGTCTGAGAGGATGGGATGGAGGTATCCAGGGATCGGTGAGTTTCAG TGTTATGACAGATATTTACAGCAAAGTCTACGGAAAGCCGCTAAATTGCGTGGACACTCTTTCTGGGCTAGAGGACCTGATAATGCTGGTCAATATAATTCTCTGCCTCATGAAACCGGATTTTTCTGTGAACGAGGTGACTATGATAGCTATTATGGGCGCTTTTTCCTCAATTGGTATGCCCAGACATTGATTGACCATGCAGATAATGTATTGTCTCTTGCAAGCCTTGCATTTGAAGAGACAAAGATTATTGTTAAG GTTCCTGGGGTTTATTGGTGGTACAAGACAGCCAGCCATGCTGCAGAGTTAACAGCAGGATACTATAACCCTTCAAATCAGGATGGATATGCTCCAGTTTTTGAGGTTCTCAAGAAGCACTCAGTTACAATGAAGTTTGTGTGTGCGGTTCCTAGCCTGCAGGATCAGGAAGCTCTGGCTGACCCCGAAGGTTTGAGTTGGCAG GTTCTTAATTTGGCCTGGGATCGAGGATTGGCTGTAGCTGGTGAGAATGCACTTTCATGTTATGACAGAGAAGGGTGCATGAGAGTAGTCGAGATGGCAAAGCCAAGAAATGATCCTGATCGCCGTCACTTCTCATTCTTTATGTATCAACAACCATCTTCTTTGCTTCAGGGGACAATTTGCTTCTCAGATCTGGGTTATGTTATCAAATGCATGCACG gaGATATCGCAGGCGATCTGCTGCCCTAA
- the LOC102616662 gene encoding uncharacterized protein LOC102616662 isoform X1, translating into MGSSGSKACGNEPTTASSSKKARSSRANNWLFQSSCLGSDTGTASGSRHTRSQRDEENGGNQSETESDELKIECDRKEKDEIDCISNSDELDGWGEANITSVNGNGGTGSSSARSSSNPCRFLSRFSFIPGNISFRLSRAASLGSSRGYNTDEHGRSSSNFPHNLEEIQNAARDDGDGVGNNRVGIGGNVCSPRVFNELDNVGSRVSDRRIGAREPVERNVRFSRTLSVGRLRDRVLRRSSLSDITFCPLQQERLVRDANQRSARNAFGGDTEILSSTPEGNGNGVTSPLTSGYPPSSRSSSLFGIQDHEVETSRSREARYHDLLEHRSNFLERRRRIRSQVRALQRLGSRFENLSGHERSCILSGQHRTGRCTCRVSNRDANSGDETGTRASISRIVMLAEALFEVLDEIHQQSVVLSSRPSMSSIGSIPAPNEVVESLPVKLYTKSQKYQNEEVAQCYICLLEYEEGDNVRILPCHHEFHKTCVDKWLKEIHRVCPLCRGDICKPDSLPSEN; encoded by the exons ATGGGATCCAGTGGCAGCAAAGCTTGTGGTAACGAACCCACAACGGCGTCGTCTAGTAAGAAGGCAAGATCGTCCCGAGCCAACAATTGGCTTTTTCAGTCATCGTGTCTCGGCTCCGACACCGGTACGGCATCTGGATCTCGCCACACCCGTTCCCAG AGAGATGAGGAAAATGGTGGGAATCAGAGTGAAACAGAGTCGGATGAGCTGAAAATTGAATGTGATaggaaagagaaagatgaaatCGATTGTATTTCTAATAGTGATGAACTTGATGGATGGGGTGAAGCGAATATCACTTCAGTGAATGGTAATGGCGGTACTGGTAGCAGCTCAGCTCGATCTTCTTCAAATCCTTGTCGGTTTCTTTCTCGCTTTAGTTTCATTCCTGGTAATATTAGTTTTAGGTTAAGCAGAGCTGCCAGTTTGGGGTCATCCAGGGGGTATAATACCGATGAGCATGGAAGGAGTTCTAGTAATTTCCCACACAATTTGGAAGAAATTCAGAATGCAGCTAGAGATGATGGTGATGGTGTTGGCAATAATAGAGTGGGCATTGGTGGGAATGTGTGTTCTCCGAGGGTTTTTAATGAGTTGGACAATGTTGGAAGTAGAGTTTCTGACAGGCGGATTGGAGCAAGGGAACCTGTTGAAAGAAATGTTCGTTTTAGTCGAACCCTCAGTGTTGGGAGGCTTCGTGATAGAGTTCTTCGCCGTTCATCGTTATCTGATATAACGTTTTGTCCTTTGCAACAAGAGAGACTAGTGAGAGATGCTAATCAAAGAAGTGCTAGAAATGCTTTTGGTGGTGACACAGAGATTTTATCATCAACACCTGAAGGTAATGGTAATGGTGTTACATCTCCATTGACATCTGGTTATCCTCCATCCAGTAGGTCTAGCTCCTTATTCGGCATTCAAGATCACGAGGTTGAAACATCACGATCAAGAGAAGCCAGGTACCACGATCTACTGGAACACAGATCAAATTTCCTTgaaagaaggagaagaataCGATCTCAG GTTCGTGCTCTTCAGCGGTTGGGAAGTCGTTTTGAGAACCTGTCTGGGCATGAGAGATCTTGTATATTATCTGGTCAACATAGAACAGGTCGTTGCACATGTCGTGTAAGTAATCGAGATGCCAATTCTGGTGATGAGACCGGCACTAGAGCCAGCATATCAAGAATTGTAATGTTAGCTGAAGCATTATTTGAG GTTTTGGATGAAATTCATCAGCAATCTGTGGTATTATCTTCTCGGCCTTCTATGTCTTCAATAGGATCCATTCCTGCACCTAATGAGGTTGTGGAATCTTTGCCTGTCAAGCTTTATACCAAATCACAGAAATATCAAAATGAGGAGGTTGCACA ATGCTACATATGCCTACTGGAGTATGAGGAAGGTGACAATGTACGGATACTGCCGTGTCATCACGAATTCCATAAAACATGTGTAGATAAATGGCTCAAGGAGATTCATAG AGTTTGTCCACTTTGTCGTGGGGATATCTGCAAACCTGATTCATTGCCATCGGAGAATTAA
- the LOC102616662 gene encoding uncharacterized protein LOC102616662 isoform X2, giving the protein MGSSGSKACGNEPTTASSSKKARSSRANNWLFQSSCLGSDTGTASGSRHTRSQRDEENGGNQSETESDELKIECDRKEKDEIDCISNSDELDGWGEANITSVNGNGGTGSSSARSSSNPCRFLSRFSFIPGNISFRLSRAASLGSSRGYNTDEHGRSSSNFPHNLEEIQNAARDDGDGVGNNRVGIGGNVCSPRVFNELDNVGSRVSDRRIGAREPVERNVRFSRTLSVGRLRDRVLRRSSLSDITFCPLQQERLVRDANQRSARNAFGGDTEILSSTPEGNGNGVTSPLTSGYPPSSRSSSLFGIQDHEVETSRSREARYHDLLEHRSNFLERRRRIRSQRLGSRFENLSGHERSCILSGQHRTGRCTCRVSNRDANSGDETGTRASISRIVMLAEALFEVLDEIHQQSVVLSSRPSMSSIGSIPAPNEVVESLPVKLYTKSQKYQNEEVAQCYICLLEYEEGDNVRILPCHHEFHKTCVDKWLKEIHRVCPLCRGDICKPDSLPSEN; this is encoded by the exons ATGGGATCCAGTGGCAGCAAAGCTTGTGGTAACGAACCCACAACGGCGTCGTCTAGTAAGAAGGCAAGATCGTCCCGAGCCAACAATTGGCTTTTTCAGTCATCGTGTCTCGGCTCCGACACCGGTACGGCATCTGGATCTCGCCACACCCGTTCCCAG AGAGATGAGGAAAATGGTGGGAATCAGAGTGAAACAGAGTCGGATGAGCTGAAAATTGAATGTGATaggaaagagaaagatgaaatCGATTGTATTTCTAATAGTGATGAACTTGATGGATGGGGTGAAGCGAATATCACTTCAGTGAATGGTAATGGCGGTACTGGTAGCAGCTCAGCTCGATCTTCTTCAAATCCTTGTCGGTTTCTTTCTCGCTTTAGTTTCATTCCTGGTAATATTAGTTTTAGGTTAAGCAGAGCTGCCAGTTTGGGGTCATCCAGGGGGTATAATACCGATGAGCATGGAAGGAGTTCTAGTAATTTCCCACACAATTTGGAAGAAATTCAGAATGCAGCTAGAGATGATGGTGATGGTGTTGGCAATAATAGAGTGGGCATTGGTGGGAATGTGTGTTCTCCGAGGGTTTTTAATGAGTTGGACAATGTTGGAAGTAGAGTTTCTGACAGGCGGATTGGAGCAAGGGAACCTGTTGAAAGAAATGTTCGTTTTAGTCGAACCCTCAGTGTTGGGAGGCTTCGTGATAGAGTTCTTCGCCGTTCATCGTTATCTGATATAACGTTTTGTCCTTTGCAACAAGAGAGACTAGTGAGAGATGCTAATCAAAGAAGTGCTAGAAATGCTTTTGGTGGTGACACAGAGATTTTATCATCAACACCTGAAGGTAATGGTAATGGTGTTACATCTCCATTGACATCTGGTTATCCTCCATCCAGTAGGTCTAGCTCCTTATTCGGCATTCAAGATCACGAGGTTGAAACATCACGATCAAGAGAAGCCAGGTACCACGATCTACTGGAACACAGATCAAATTTCCTTgaaagaaggagaagaataCGATCTCAG CGGTTGGGAAGTCGTTTTGAGAACCTGTCTGGGCATGAGAGATCTTGTATATTATCTGGTCAACATAGAACAGGTCGTTGCACATGTCGTGTAAGTAATCGAGATGCCAATTCTGGTGATGAGACCGGCACTAGAGCCAGCATATCAAGAATTGTAATGTTAGCTGAAGCATTATTTGAG GTTTTGGATGAAATTCATCAGCAATCTGTGGTATTATCTTCTCGGCCTTCTATGTCTTCAATAGGATCCATTCCTGCACCTAATGAGGTTGTGGAATCTTTGCCTGTCAAGCTTTATACCAAATCACAGAAATATCAAAATGAGGAGGTTGCACA ATGCTACATATGCCTACTGGAGTATGAGGAAGGTGACAATGTACGGATACTGCCGTGTCATCACGAATTCCATAAAACATGTGTAGATAAATGGCTCAAGGAGATTCATAG AGTTTGTCCACTTTGTCGTGGGGATATCTGCAAACCTGATTCATTGCCATCGGAGAATTAA
- the LOC102615784 gene encoding rop guanine nucleotide exchange factor 14, whose protein sequence is MKMMLMRRRLACCTRDRGLSLDFDEQQDRIMTYDGLESCILNNQSYDNESRTSRGDGCLTDSLDDDDSSCSSSKDAFGSFSSKWSTMKRVEHGSEDWGPSESPNHYHLKQKPAYAFRFLDVETMKERFSKLLLGEDITGGRLGVTTALALSNAITNLAASVFGELWKLEPLLEERKSRWQREMDWLLSPTNFMVELVPARQNAANGQTLEIMTPKARADIHMNLPALQKLDSMLIETLDSMVNTEFWYAEVGSRAEGRNKSTRESKRWWLPLAQVPASGLSDSGRKKLLSQCRVVYQVFKAAKSINENVLLEMPVPTIIKDALPKSGKASLGEELYKVLTAESISSGEMINFLNLKSEHSALEAINKLEAAVFTWKERISEQASGKSPVRTSWSFIKDPISELDKIEFLLERAEALIQQLKNRYPNLPQTFLDATKIQFGKDVGHSILEAYSRVLANLAFSILSRIGDILQEDALSNPNSPLAKCCTPGSKMNDDNMDQIQMPWLRLRSRHSLIDQMNKADGKYFTSDASSCSTSETSNSEAKSSSVNSTPSVNRVWCVSSRKEAYIGLSPGNSP, encoded by the exons GAATAATGACTTATGATGGCCTTGAGAGTTGCATTCTCAATAATCAATCTTATGACAATGAAAGTAGAACAAGCAGAGGTGATGGATGCTTAACCGACTCATTGGATGATGATGACTCAAGCTGTTCATCAAGCAAAGATGCTTTTGGatcattttcttctaaatGGTCAACAATGAAGAGGGTTGAACATGGTTCAGAAGATTGGGGACCCTCTGAAAGCCCCAACCATTATCATCTCAAACAGAAACCTGCTTACGCCTTTCGTTTTTTGGATGTTGAGACAATGAAAGAACGATTTTCAAAGCTGTTATTAGGTGAAGATATTACTGGGGGACGTTTGGGTGTCACCACTGCATTAGCATTGTCAAATGCCATAACCAATCTTGCCG CCTCAGTCTTCGGGGAGCTGTGGAAATTGGAGCCGCTACttgaagaaaggaaaagtAGATGGCAGAGAGAGATGGACTGGTTGCTTTCTCCCACAAACTTTATGGTTGAGCTAGTTCCTGCTAGGCAAAATGCTGCTAATGGCCAAACCTTGGAG ATAATGACCCCGAAAGCCCGTGCAGACATCCATATGAATCTTCCGGCGCTTCAGAAGCTGGACTCTATGCTTATT GAGACATTGGATTCAATGGTGAATACTGAGTTCTGGTATGCAGAAGTAGGTAGTCGTGCAGAAGGAAGGAACAAGAGTACTAGAGAGAGCAAGAGATGGTGGCTTCCTTTGGCCCAGGTACCAGCATCTGGGCTTTCTGACTCCGGGAGGAAAAAATTGCTTTCTCAGTGTAGGGTGGTCTATCAAGTATTCAAGGCTGCCAAATCAATCAACGAGAATGTTTTGCTTGAAATGCCTGTGCCAACCATTATCAAGGATGCACTTCCCAAG TCTGGAAAGGCAAGTCTTGGAGAAGAACTGTACAAGGTCTTGACTGCCGAATCAATTTCTTCTGGCGAAATGATCAATTTCCTCAATTTAAAATCTGAACACAGTGCACTTGAAGCCATTAACAAGTTAGAAGCTGCTGTATTTACGTGGAAAGAAAGAATTTCTGAACAAGCTAGTGGTAAATCCCCTGTCCGAACATCATGGTCCTTCATTAAAGACCCTATATCAGAACTGGATAAGATAGAGTTCCTATTGGAACGAGCAGAAGCCCTCATACAGCAGCTAAAGAACAGATATCCCAACCTTCCTCAAACATTTCTCGATGCCACAAAAATCCAATTCGGCAAG GATGTTGGGCATTCAATACTGGAAGCATACTCCCGGGTTCTTGCAAACTTGGCTTTCAGCATACTGTCTAGGATAGGAGACATTCTACAAGAAGATGCATTGAGCAATCCCAATTCACCTTTGGCAAAATGTTGTACTCCAGGTTCAAAAATGAATGATGATAATATGGATCAGATTCAGATGCCATGGCTTCGTCTACGTTCAAGGCACTCGCTCATTGATCAGATGAATAAAGCAGACGGAAAGTACTTTACTTCAGATGCAAGTAGCTGTTCTACTTCGGAAACTTCAAACAGTGAAGCTAAATCAAGCTCTGTGAATTCGACACCAAGTGTGAATCGTGTATGGTGTGTTAGTAGTAGAAAAGAGGCTTATATAGGCTTGTCCCCTGGAAATTCTCCATGA